The Exiguobacterium aurantiacum DSM 6208 genome includes a window with the following:
- a CDS encoding ribonucleoside-diphosphate reductase subunit alpha, translating to MTSPIHHETMLPVTPTLTDVSTLIQSITQRYPQLSVERYEERLVRALESKTLTQDVVYDLMTMHALDMLKAEEPDWTFVATEMYLNRLYLEAARNRGYDASMRYGALYPMIETLTKKGIFTSALIDTYSKEDIDYLETLIDPSRDRLFTYIGLRTLSDRYLGRDHVKNLYELPQERFMVIAMTLMQKENAAQRVKLVEEAYWALSNLYMTVATPTLSNAGKSYGQLSSCFIDTVDDSLRGIYDSNTDVATLSKGGGGIGVYLGKIRSRGSDIKGFKGVSSGALPWMKQLNNTAVSVDQLGMRQGSIAVYLDIWHKDIFEFLDAKLNNGDERLRTHDLFTGVCLPDLFMRTVEARGDWHLFDPHEIRTVMGFSLEDFYDETENGGSFTEKYMACVNTPELSRVSVPAIDLVKRYMRSQLETGTPYMFFRDAVNRANPNKHAGMIYSSNLCSEIAQNMSPTTIDEEYTEDGKIVITKTPGDFVVCNLSSIALARAVKSDVLERLIPIQMRMLDNVIDLNTIEVPQAMITNQKYRAVGLGTFGWHHLLALEGIRWESVDAVQYAEKLYEKIAYLTIQASMELAKEKGAFRVFEGSEWHTGEYFKRRNYRSHDDLDWDGLAEAVHQNGVRNAYMMAVAPNSSTAIIAGSTASIDPVYKKVYSEEKKNYKIPVTVPDLNPETNWFYKSAFEVDQLWSIRQNAARQRHIDQAISFNLYVKNDVKATELLTMHLEAWSLGMKSIYYTRSTTVEVDECESCSS from the coding sequence TTGACATCCCCTATCCACCACGAGACGATGTTGCCTGTGACACCAACGCTCACAGACGTCTCGACTTTGATCCAATCCATCACACAACGCTACCCACAACTCAGTGTGGAACGATATGAAGAACGTTTGGTTCGAGCGCTCGAATCTAAAACACTGACACAAGATGTAGTATATGACCTCATGACGATGCACGCCCTCGATATGTTGAAGGCCGAGGAGCCGGACTGGACGTTCGTGGCGACCGAGATGTACTTGAACCGCCTCTACTTGGAAGCGGCACGCAATCGCGGCTACGATGCGTCGATGCGTTACGGTGCTCTCTATCCGATGATCGAGACGCTCACGAAGAAAGGTATCTTCACGTCCGCCTTGATCGACACGTATTCGAAAGAAGACATCGATTACTTAGAGACGTTGATCGATCCGTCGCGTGACCGCTTGTTCACATACATTGGGCTCCGGACGTTGTCGGACCGTTATCTCGGACGCGACCACGTCAAAAACTTGTACGAGCTCCCGCAAGAGCGGTTCATGGTCATCGCCATGACGCTCATGCAAAAAGAAAACGCAGCGCAGCGCGTGAAGCTCGTCGAAGAGGCTTACTGGGCGCTCTCTAACCTATATATGACAGTCGCGACGCCGACGTTATCGAACGCCGGCAAGTCTTACGGCCAACTCAGCTCGTGCTTCATCGACACGGTCGACGATTCGCTCCGCGGGATCTATGACTCGAACACGGACGTCGCCACACTCTCAAAAGGCGGCGGCGGAATCGGCGTTTACCTCGGCAAGATTCGCTCACGCGGCAGTGACATTAAAGGATTCAAAGGCGTCTCAAGCGGCGCCCTCCCTTGGATGAAGCAGTTGAACAACACAGCCGTATCGGTCGACCAGCTCGGCATGCGCCAAGGCTCAATCGCGGTCTACCTCGACATTTGGCATAAGGACATCTTCGAGTTCCTCGACGCGAAACTGAACAACGGTGATGAGCGCCTCCGGACGCACGACTTGTTCACAGGCGTCTGTTTGCCAGACTTGTTCATGCGTACGGTCGAAGCCCGCGGTGACTGGCACTTGTTCGACCCGCACGAGATCCGTACGGTCATGGGCTTCAGCCTTGAAGACTTCTACGACGAGACGGAGAACGGCGGTTCGTTCACGGAGAAATATATGGCTTGCGTCAATACGCCGGAACTCTCGCGTGTGAGCGTCCCGGCCATCGACCTCGTCAAACGGTACATGCGCTCGCAACTCGAGACCGGCACGCCGTACATGTTCTTCCGGGACGCCGTCAACCGCGCGAACCCGAACAAACACGCCGGCATGATCTACAGCTCGAACCTTTGCTCAGAGATTGCTCAGAACATGTCGCCGACGACAATCGACGAGGAGTATACCGAGGACGGGAAAATCGTCATCACGAAGACGCCAGGCGACTTCGTCGTCTGTAACTTGAGCTCGATCGCTTTGGCCCGCGCCGTCAAGTCGGACGTCCTTGAACGACTCATCCCGATTCAAATGCGGATGCTCGATAACGTCATCGACTTGAACACGATCGAAGTGCCGCAAGCGATGATCACGAACCAAAAATATCGGGCCGTCGGTCTCGGTACGTTCGGCTGGCATCACCTGCTCGCCCTCGAGGGGATCCGTTGGGAGTCGGTCGACGCTGTCCAGTATGCAGAAAAGCTGTATGAGAAGATCGCCTACCTCACGATCCAGGCGTCGATGGAACTGGCTAAAGAGAAAGGCGCGTTCCGCGTGTTCGAAGGCTCTGAATGGCATACGGGTGAGTACTTCAAGCGCCGCAACTACCGTTCACACGACGACCTCGACTGGGACGGCCTCGCCGAAGCGGTCCATCAAAACGGTGTCCGCAACGCCTACATGATGGCTGTCGCTCCGAACTCATCGACGGCTATCATCGCCGGCAGCACCGCATCGATCGACCCGGTATATAAGAAAGTCTACTCGGAAGAGAAGAAAAACTATAAGATCCCGGTCACGGTACCTGATCTTAACCCAGAAACGAACTGGTTCTATAAATCAGCGTTTGAAGTCGACCAGCTCTGGAGCATCCGTCAGAACGCGGCACGTCAGCGCCACATCGACCAAGCGATCAGTTTCAACTTGTACGTCAAAAACGATGTCAAGGCGACCGAACTCCTCACGATGCATCTCGAGGCATGGTCGCTCGGCATGAAATCAATCTATTACACGCGCTCGACGACCGTCGAAGTCGACGAGTGTGAGTCTTGCTCTTCATAA
- a CDS encoding MazG nucleotide pyrophosphohydrolase domain-containing protein has protein sequence MIIHLGGYWRPLSGLARLLEEVGEVGGALHDDDNTALVEELLDVFVISTCLANQYAITLHSPTSDADDAPIHVTYFALAREAGEVARILNAYEGDKKLKATATPGSLQRHIEGVQRAVVKMAERVGLDVYESIGALVEEKSSRDFGRFDHTPDPITEPSVRSFSRHVTGRYWGGIEPKPFETFDRYKEREHHLTRFFKVAPVEGLDGFVIRLRDQNWTLTDETLKLAPGFYITEEIYGNDKYMVIRQLN, from the coding sequence ATGATCATTCATTTAGGGGGGTATTGGCGACCGTTGTCGGGCCTTGCCCGTTTGTTAGAAGAGGTCGGGGAAGTCGGGGGTGCGCTTCACGATGATGACAACACCGCGCTCGTTGAAGAGTTGCTAGACGTCTTCGTCATTTCGACGTGTCTCGCCAATCAGTATGCGATCACGCTTCATTCCCCGACAAGCGATGCCGACGATGCACCGATTCATGTGACGTATTTCGCGCTCGCCCGTGAAGCGGGGGAGGTCGCTCGCATTTTGAACGCATACGAAGGGGACAAAAAATTGAAGGCCACCGCCACACCGGGGTCGTTGCAGCGACACATCGAAGGCGTACAACGGGCAGTCGTAAAGATGGCCGAGCGGGTCGGGCTAGACGTATACGAATCGATCGGGGCACTCGTGGAAGAAAAGTCGTCGCGGGACTTCGGGCGGTTCGATCATACACCGGACCCGATTACCGAGCCGTCGGTGCGATCCTTTTCTCGTCATGTGACGGGACGGTATTGGGGCGGGATTGAACCTAAACCTTTCGAGACATTTGACCGATATAAAGAGAGAGAACATCATTTGACCCGTTTCTTTAAGGTCGCCCCTGTCGAAGGGTTGGACGGGTTTGTCATTCGTTTGCGTGATCAAAATTGGACGCTGACGGATGAGACGCTCAAATTAGCACCTGGGTTTTACATCACAGAAGAAATATATGGGAATGACAAATACATGGTCATTCGACAACTTAACTAA
- a CDS encoding DUF1871 family protein, with protein MRAEDLLLAWDPLGYGVGSYGPEFDDIVVALTQLDTEGELDAHIRHVLTDAFGECPPESETRAMARQLLASSQSCQL; from the coding sequence ATGAGAGCAGAAGACTTATTATTAGCATGGGACCCACTCGGTTACGGGGTAGGGTCGTATGGACCAGAGTTTGATGACATCGTGGTGGCGCTCACGCAACTCGACACAGAAGGCGAATTGGACGCACATATCCGACACGTGTTGACGGATGCGTTCGGCGAATGCCCGCCTGAGTCGGAGACACGCGCCATGGCGAGACAATTACTCGCGTCTTCACAATCTTGTCAACTATAA
- a CDS encoding N-acetylmuramoyl-L-alanine amidase — protein sequence MKMKLLKVALILSLLLFGAQIPAVEASTLDGETTVNLNVRSTASTTGTLITTLPKGTKVKYGIHNQSWHKVYLNNRTYYASAQYIKPMTAPTTVTTQAASSTGVTTENLNIRVTSHRDAQVFTTLKKGTEVQYAPHNTSWVKVFLSGKTYYAAKAYIAPKVVAAAPQKQTGYTNRTIELFNRTLQTSPVVKTIPANRTVTFSIHNSSWSVIYEGTSTYFTPTRGITAGTLQPSVTKENGYANREMKLFETRNQASKVMKVLPLHTPVVSSKYNSSWSIVYDGSATYYTPTAWITPGAPPVQPPTTTTPEPAKVQGYANRNINLFGQTHQSSPVLLVLPQFTAVTYSTHNSSWSVVHIGTQTYYTPTSWLTAGTAPSAPVALPQGKVFTNTPGDALNVRSTASASSAILGKLAHGTQVDHYGLTNGFYKIKYNGRDGFISAAFTMATKPSVSSGAVIVLDAGHGGTDPGAVSGSLYEKTVVLDVTKRAEAYLRSKYDYQVRLTRSTDVYLTLDQRVQIAKNLRGDLFVSLHANAATSSAAKGIETFYSSSSAHSARSRVLATNIQSNLVSSMSGMTNRGVKTANYYVIRYNTMPSALVELGFISSPQDIIHLRSDASRQRMAEAVAEGIAQYVRAYH from the coding sequence ATGAAAATGAAACTATTGAAGGTTGCTCTTATCTTGTCGCTTCTTTTGTTCGGTGCCCAAATCCCAGCGGTTGAGGCCTCAACATTAGATGGCGAAACGACTGTCAATTTGAACGTACGTTCGACAGCAAGCACGACTGGAACGCTCATCACGACGTTACCGAAAGGTACAAAAGTAAAGTATGGGATTCATAACCAATCATGGCATAAAGTGTATTTAAACAATCGTACATACTATGCCTCGGCCCAGTACATCAAACCGATGACGGCGCCGACGACGGTGACGACCCAAGCTGCTTCGTCAACAGGCGTGACGACGGAGAACTTGAACATCCGTGTGACATCACATCGCGATGCCCAAGTCTTTACAACGCTCAAAAAAGGGACGGAAGTCCAGTATGCTCCCCATAACACATCATGGGTGAAAGTGTTTTTGAGCGGAAAGACGTATTATGCGGCAAAGGCGTATATCGCGCCGAAAGTCGTGGCGGCAGCCCCGCAAAAGCAAACCGGTTATACGAACCGGACGATCGAGTTGTTCAATCGGACGTTGCAGACATCTCCGGTCGTCAAGACGATTCCGGCGAACCGCACGGTCACGTTCAGCATCCACAACTCGAGCTGGTCGGTCATCTATGAAGGGACGAGCACTTATTTCACGCCGACGCGAGGCATCACGGCCGGCACGCTCCAACCATCGGTGACGAAAGAAAACGGTTATGCCAACCGCGAAATGAAATTGTTCGAAACGCGCAACCAAGCTTCAAAAGTTATGAAAGTTCTTCCACTGCATACACCGGTCGTCTCGAGTAAATATAATTCGAGCTGGTCGATCGTATACGATGGAAGTGCCACGTATTACACGCCGACGGCATGGATCACACCAGGGGCACCACCGGTCCAACCGCCGACGACAACGACGCCGGAACCGGCGAAAGTACAAGGGTATGCGAACCGAAACATTAACTTGTTCGGCCAAACCCATCAGAGTTCACCTGTCTTGCTCGTGTTACCACAGTTCACGGCAGTGACGTACAGCACGCACAACTCAAGCTGGTCGGTCGTCCATATCGGGACACAGACGTACTACACGCCGACATCATGGTTGACGGCTGGCACGGCACCGTCAGCACCAGTCGCCTTACCGCAAGGAAAAGTGTTCACGAACACACCGGGCGATGCGTTGAACGTTCGTTCGACGGCGTCAGCAAGTTCTGCCATTCTCGGCAAGCTCGCTCACGGGACGCAAGTCGACCATTACGGATTGACGAACGGCTTCTATAAGATCAAGTACAACGGGCGCGACGGCTTCATCTCGGCGGCGTTCACGATGGCGACGAAACCGAGCGTATCGAGCGGTGCTGTCATCGTCCTAGACGCCGGCCACGGCGGAACCGACCCGGGTGCCGTCAGCGGATCGCTGTATGAGAAGACGGTCGTGCTCGACGTCACGAAACGCGCTGAAGCGTACTTGCGTTCGAAGTACGACTATCAAGTACGTTTGACCCGTTCAACGGATGTTTATTTGACGCTCGACCAACGTGTACAAATCGCCAAAAACCTTCGAGGAGACTTGTTCGTCAGCTTGCATGCGAATGCGGCGACTTCGTCAGCGGCCAAAGGGATTGAGACGTTCTACTCATCATCTTCTGCCCATAGCGCCCGGAGCCGCGTGTTAGCGACAAACATTCAATCGAACTTGGTGTCGTCGATGTCAGGCATGACGAATCGTGGTGTCAAAACGGCTAACTATTACGTCATCCGTTACAACACGATGCCGTCAGCGCTCGTCGAACTTGGTTTCATTTCTTCTCCGCAAGATATCATTCATTTACGTAGCGATGCATCACGTCAGCGCATGGCTGAAGCCGTCGCTGAAGGAATCGCTCAATACGTCAGAGCATACCACTGA
- a CDS encoding ribonucleotide-diphosphate reductase subunit beta produces the protein MTIQKIKLLSPKHPNRATAIVGGETSSIVNWNDIAYPQFYTIYKQLLSNFWIPDEISMSKDMQQWPQLSEREQDAFKRIIGLLSILDSVQTRYILESSMFSSDSSVHAVLAVIAQQEVVHNQSYSYVLSSLVPLSEQNRIFDIAKDDEMVMKRNQFILDLYEDFRAEQTAETFAKSLVASIILEGINFYSGFAYFYNLARHQKMVGTSTMISYIQRDEMQHSYFVSQLLRAVLTENPEIDADGSFSQFVYDTMKEAVDLEIEWCEYVLRDLDGLDVSEMRDYVKYLANKRLRVIGLNDLYEGFNEDVMPWIRAYSDDSLNATKSDFFEQKSRSYAKVTDANGFDDL, from the coding sequence ATGACCATTCAAAAGATCAAACTTCTGTCGCCCAAACATCCTAACCGGGCGACAGCCATCGTCGGGGGCGAGACGAGTTCCATCGTCAACTGGAACGATATCGCCTATCCGCAGTTTTACACGATTTATAAACAGTTGCTCTCGAACTTCTGGATCCCAGACGAGATCTCGATGTCAAAAGACATGCAGCAATGGCCTCAGTTGAGCGAGCGCGAGCAAGACGCGTTCAAACGCATCATCGGCTTGTTGTCGATCCTTGACTCGGTCCAGACGCGCTACATCCTCGAATCGTCGATGTTCTCGTCTGACTCATCGGTCCATGCGGTGCTGGCGGTCATCGCCCAACAAGAAGTCGTCCACAACCAATCATATAGTTATGTCCTCTCGAGCCTCGTCCCGCTCAGCGAACAAAATCGCATCTTCGATATCGCCAAAGACGACGAGATGGTCATGAAACGGAACCAGTTCATCTTGGACTTATACGAAGACTTCCGGGCCGAGCAGACGGCTGAAACGTTCGCCAAATCGCTCGTCGCCTCGATCATTCTCGAAGGGATCAACTTCTATTCCGGCTTCGCCTACTTCTATAACTTGGCCCGCCACCAGAAGATGGTCGGCACGTCGACGATGATCAGTTACATCCAACGTGACGAGATGCAACACTCGTACTTCGTCAGCCAGCTGCTCCGCGCCGTCTTGACGGAGAACCCGGAAATCGACGCCGACGGCAGCTTCAGCCAATTCGTCTATGACACGATGAAAGAAGCGGTCGACTTAGAGATCGAGTGGTGCGAATATGTCCTCCGTGACCTCGACGGCCTCGACGTCAGCGAGATGCGCGACTACGTCAAGTACCTCGCCAACAAGCGCTTACGCGTCATCGGCTTGAACGACTTGTATGAAGGCTTCAATGAAGACGTCATGCCTTGGATCCGCGCTTACTCGGACGACTCGCTCAATGCGACGAAATCCGATTTCTTCGAACAAAAATCTCGCTCTTACGCGAAAGTCACGGACGCCAACGGCTTCGACGACTTATAA
- a CDS encoding flavodoxin domain-containing protein: MNIAIVYSSMSGNTEEVAALVEATHLERGDRVVTFETDRIGHREAMSLASYDLVYFGSYTWADGVLPDEMKDTFRLVLKELSVPIRQAAVFGTGDKMFVHFCRAVDEMAYHLSKYGIPLVGELLKIEQSPRNQPYNVRHWTERLARNAEEGVYAYDHSKDQTSVAQTS; this comes from the coding sequence ATGAACATCGCAATCGTTTATAGTTCAATGAGCGGAAATACGGAGGAAGTCGCCGCGCTCGTCGAGGCGACCCACCTCGAACGCGGCGACCGGGTCGTCACGTTCGAGACCGATCGCATCGGGCATCGGGAAGCGATGTCACTTGCGTCGTATGACCTCGTCTACTTCGGGTCATACACGTGGGCCGACGGGGTGCTCCCTGACGAGATGAAAGACACGTTCCGCCTCGTCTTGAAGGAGTTGTCCGTTCCGATCCGACAAGCTGCCGTGTTCGGCACCGGTGATAAAATGTTCGTCCACTTCTGTCGAGCCGTTGACGAAATGGCGTACCACCTTTCGAAATATGGAATCCCCCTCGTCGGCGAACTGTTGAAAATCGAACAGTCGCCGCGCAACCAGCCGTACAACGTCCGCCACTGGACGGAGCGGTTGGCACGAAACGCCGAAGAAGGAGTATACGCTTATGACCATTCAAAAGATCAAACTTCTGTCGCCCAAACATCCTAA